GCCTGCTCGCCGACCCGGCCGTCCAGCTCACCGCCCTCGGCCGCGGCGACGACGCCGACGTCCGCTTCGACCTCGCGTCCGGCAGCCCCGGCGCCCTCACCCGCTTCCTCGACGCGGTCCACCCCGGCGTGGTCATCAACTGCGCCGGTGCCACCCGCGGCGGCGCCCGGGAACTCACGCGCCACAACACCGTCGCCGTAGCCACCGTCTGCGAGGCCCTGCGCCGCAGCGGCTGCGGCGCCCGCCTCGTGCAGATCGGCTGCGGCGCCGAGTACGGCCCCAGCCAGCCCGGCTCCTCCACCGCGGAGGACGCCGTCCCCCGCCCCGGCGGCCCGTACGGCGTGAGCAAACTCGCCGCCACCGAACTCGTCGTCGGCTCCGGCCTGGACGCCGTGGTACTCCGGGTCTTCTCCCCGGCAGGCCCCGGCACCCCCGCCGGCTCCCCGCTGGGCCGCCTCGCCGAGGCCATGCGCCGAGCCATGCAGTCCGGCGACGGCGAGCTCAAGCTCGGCGGTCTCGGCGCCCAACGCGACTTCGTCGACGTCCGTGACGTCGCCCGCGCCGTGCACGCCGCCTCGCTCTCCGCCGCGCAGGGCGTCATCAACATCGGCTCGGGCCGCGCCGTCCGCCTCCGCGACGCCGCCGCGGTCCTCGCCCGCGTGGCCGGATACGCCGGCGCCCTACACGAACTCGACGGCCCTCCTGGCCCGCTCAGGGCGACCATCGGCCATCCCCGCACCGATTCGGACCACACGGCCCCGGTCGCGTACCCGTACCCGGACGGCTGCGGCAGCTGGCAGCAGGCCGACGTGC
The nucleotide sequence above comes from Streptomyces sp. NL15-2K. Encoded proteins:
- a CDS encoding NAD-dependent epimerase/dehydratase family protein; translated protein: MRVLLIGANGYLGRFVADRLLADPAVQLTALGRGDDADVRFDLASGSPGALTRFLDAVHPGVVINCAGATRGGARELTRHNTVAVATVCEALRRSGCGARLVQIGCGAEYGPSQPGSSTAEDAVPRPGGPYGVSKLAATELVVGSGLDAVVLRVFSPAGPGTPAGSPLGRLAEAMRRAMQSGDGELKLGGLGAQRDFVDVRDVARAVHAASLSAAQGVINIGSGRAVRLRDAAAVLARVAGYAGALHELDGPPGPLRATIGHPRTDSDHTAPVAYPYPDGCGSWQQADVRTARDRLGWRPRINLEESLADIWMEAACRI